TCTGATTAGGTTCTTGATGATATAATGATTTGGAGTTGTTTCTCTTTTTATCTTCATCAGGTTAATAAAATGAGAAAGTTCAAAATAACACATCATGGTTTCATTTATGATATATTActaaaatatttcaacaaattcatttcttaagaaaaaagAGTAAAAGAATATTGCAACGATACATACTTAACTTACCGTTCTGAACCGAGGTCGGGTTCAAAGCACCATGAGACAACACTGGCGGATGATGATGCGCAGGATGTTGATATCCCGGAAATCCAGGACGAAATAACCCATTTCCGTTTGTAAAAAATGGTGGATGGAATTCTGGGGCCGGTCTAAAGGTAGGTGGCGGTGGCTGATGACGCAAGAAGTCATTATTAGTATGTGCGTGTCTATCTACTTGTGAAGCGGATTGTTGAGACTGAGGTGATGTTTGATTTGACGACGATTGAGAATGAGGTGAAGGTGCAGGGGTTGACTGTTGCTGCTGCTGTTGAGCAGTTGTCTGTGATTGACTATTTGTTGTGGAACTGTTCGTATGCATTGATGCGGCCTACATTCAACacaaaaataataagattttaagtTTATATTCAATGTTAAATGAAGCGAAACACCGGAGAAAGTGTATAAAGGTTCAGGTTTGACACCAACATTATAAGGAAcgtaatgaatttaaaaatcgaAAAAATGTATAAAGGTAACGTTCAACACTAACATTAGAAACATTATGTGTTGCCTATTGGGCTCACCCTCTTTGCGTAATTTTCAAATCGACTTACCGGAAGTGGCTCTAATCCCAGACGCATGCGTTTAGCATTTTGGCTCTCATTTTCGCAAGCTTGTGCAAGAAGGCTTTCAGCTGCTGCCGAGGTAAGATGTGGCGGAGTTGGTCTCATCTGTTGCTTAGAAAGATAAGACTACATTTTAAACCTTAAATAAATGATTGtatattgtttttgaaattgcTTCATAACAGAAAGTAATTAGGGCAACGTAGTGATTTAAACTTACGGGTTCCCATCCATTCTGCTCTTTTGACCTGCGCATCCGACGACAAGATTTGAGGTAAGTTCTGATTCGTTTACGAGATCTGATGTGGAATTCAGGAAATTGTCGATCACAAGCTTCCAGAATAGCTTGGATTTTGTCCTTTGGTTGTTTAGATATGGGGACCATTCTGTCCAGATTTTCATCCACAAATAACCGAACAAACATCTGTAAATAGACAAAAATGCTTCATACAATGAACCAATCTTAGATATTGgtttttatgaacatttaacAGTTTCAGAGAAATAGCGTTAAAGCAACAACAGAAGAAATCGGGCTTTGTTGTGAAAGTGAAATTGCTACACCACATATCGGGAAGGGATAGAACTAAAACCAATAGACATTGGTGTGTGTGTATCATTccctcaccagaggtcgtgctacaCAGGCTTCGCTTTCACCTCTGTCAACGCCCGATGTACAATATTCTTGTACAAACTTAAACGATGggtaaaatgtaattaaaatctaTGTAATTATTCCTTTTGTCTATGAATATgattatgaataattaaatttaaatctttaacgccgttatttatttttatttcaacgtTACTGGGGGAACTATTTTGCGGAggtaaacattaaatttaaacatgatCACATGATCTAGTTTGACAGATGTTTGAAAAATCAGTTTCTATAGGCTACCGATTCAGCGGTGATTTTACGTAAATCAGCAGCAATGTCATCTcatgtgatgtttttaaaagtgtCCTTAAAGTCTTCGCCCGTCGATGACTTCCCTTCAAGCCGATTGTACAGAAGAAGCGAATCAACAATGCCATGTGCTCGCCATGCTTGTTTTGATCATGTGACAGACTATTTTTCCGGCGTTGACAGAGGTGTAAGCGAAGCTTGtgtagcacgacctctggtgagagaatggtGTATGTGTGgagtaaaacaaaaaccaaaagtaGCTATTATATTAAGGTTATTCAGCGGCTTCCCCCGTGCCAAGAGTTGTTTACAGCGCACAGTTTACAACTTTTGccattcattatacatgtaatgattttCTTACGTTAAATGCTTTCAGTATCTCAGAGTTTTAATTCTTTCTAACATTTGTTGTTTTGGGCCTCTCGGAGTTTACAACTGTATTAACTCATTCCTTCCTTACATTGAATGCTTTAAGTCTCTCGGGATCAAAGTCCTGCCCGGCGGGCATTTTATCATCGTCATCATTGTCATCATCGTCGTCTTCATCCTTACAGACGGACTCTTCGTTATTGCCACCTTCACTCAGCTTTGTCGAACTCtatgaacaaaaaatgtattcaaaataACACAATGTACAGATTAAGATGTATTGATTAAGAGACGTGTTTTATTATTGACAAATTTGGAAAAAGCTTTGGGACTTGACATGTGTAGGCTGACAGTCAAAGGAAACCTGTCCAAATTATCACGTGATAAAAAGAAACATCTTGTTATCTCGAAACAGTACTGCCCCTAGGCCTCTAGTTCTTCTGATCGTTTCCTTGATTTGTTAACCGAACCCTACCTTACTTGATGTAAAactgaatattatgagatgggAATATGTGATTCATATGGAAATCTGCGTTGcttaaaaataatgtaattattGCAAAATTACAAATGTAGCAATCGTGAACCTTTTTCTAAGAAATATGTAGAGAATAAATGAATTTGTAAATATTGGATTTTAtctggaataaatatttaagatatACAACGACGTGACCAAGATTGgttccaaatacatgtagtccATGTTGAATTTATTGAGAGACAgcgcaatttatttttttcagaattctttttttacacaacgatttaaagatatataaatgtaaaaccaATGCAGATTTGTATGTATTTAATAATGCAAATCAATACAGAATAATAAATTATCTTCAACTATAGAAGGAAAAGTTATAGATAACCTTCTAGTATAGTAGCAGGCGCGATAACATATTTCTTACATATTTTATGTATGCCgattttgcttttaaattatattaattctATCCAAACAGTTCCGGAAAATCTCACTCGGAACctgattttaatttgaatttccaaTGATGGTTTCACGTACCTCACAACTATCTTCGCTGGCCCTTCTTTTCCTCTCCGGGTGTCCGCGGTCTTCGGAGCGAGTTGATGGAGACTTTGACATTGGAAATGTCAGACTCGTATCCTCGTCAGCCATTGGACTGTCTGTAAAGACGATGTCAAAGATGGAGTAAATCTCGAATAGttgcaacaaaaaatatttcgtttttttatattttaatttaaggacATCCAAATAAATGAATGTCAAATATTCATTACCATAACATTATCTTGATATGGAAAAAAGAACTTCTGTTACTATGGCAACAGAGACTTCAGTTGTTACTCACAATTCGTGCGCGCACTACACCTGAAGTCTCAcctatcaaaatttttatcgATTTGCATTAAGACAAGATGAATCCCTTCCTAGTATGTCCGTGTTGTTTTTCCCCCTCACCTAACACTGTACAATAGGAAAAAGGACACAGGCAAAATCGACCCCATCTAAATCTCAAAGgggaaaaatatgaaatatcgaCGGTAAATTGTTGGAACTTTTGATGTGAGGTCTAAGGTGTAATGCACACGGCGACCGGTTCGTGATGGTAGCGGATTCTCATCCTTTGTGAAAGGTAGTGTTTACACTCCTCGACAATCGATCCAATAGTTCAGCAGACGACTCCGAGCTCCAAAAGGACAAAATTCGCCTTCTCGAATATTACAAATTATCATAGCTGATGAAACATGTCTATAGGTTGTACAGATATCTAAAAGCCCGGAAAACAAAGCATGCATACACTCTCTGTTTCACGCCCCTAACAATCAGAGCTATgattatatatgaaatataacttGACTGAAATTAAGCTGACATGATCATTACATGTTcagtaaataaattgaaatttatcaTTACATGTGCTTGTCTTTGTAAGCTTTTATAGAGGTGTATGTAACAGTATCATAACAGTGTTGTATGAATTCAAGAATGAGATTTTTTAAGTcaagtgatttatttttattgctaaCGGTATTACTGTATCGATTTGTCCCAACTCCATAAAGTAATCCAAAAGATTATCTGCGAGATTTCTGCGCCGATAGAAGTGGTACCGCGCCTCTTGCCGGCGTTCTATCTTTGTTCTGTCTAAAAGTAAAAATTCTGGATTCTAGCCTTCATACTCCGAAGACAAAACAGACTGAAAGGTAGCAGGTAGGCGATCAATGAGTCGGGAGACGGGAGCTGCAATGGAGTGTGATTTGTTCCAAGTGCCTGTTTCTCTTTGTAATTACCAACGGGAGTCATTAACGCAAATACCAAATCTTTCACCTGAGTTACCTGGGTTTTAAAACTTGATGCATCAACCTTGTTGCCGAAAGGATTTGCACGATCACGCTATCGCCATCGCCATAGTGATGTGACgtcgttttaattttttaccccTCCAAATTTGCAATCAAATTCCCTTCcgttttgttcttttttatcgaactgaatacaaagaaatttgTGTAACAGGTTGAtggtaatattttgtttttgaaaacgTTATCTCCCCAGCTATTGAAACAGATGGGTTGGGTTTCACGATTGCAAATTGTACTTCCGTATCATTCACTGCAAAAACCAGGACAAAAAATTCCCAACTACTCACTTTCAATTCAAAaggatcattttttttcttacataaagTGTACTTTGTTATGAAATGCTCTGCAATTGCAAggaaaaaaacttttacaaaaaggagtcatatttttttcaataaattgtaGACTTCTTGTTTAAAGGAAAATCGGCTATATTGTATCCGAAATCCAAACATAATTAAAATGAGAAAATCTTATCATTtgcttcaatttttaaacctctTTCATGAAACACGAGAATATGCGGAGTACCACATGATCATGGTGTATTATACTTTAagatattaattattaatattcaagATAATGAAAAATGCAAACTATTgatttctcaaaataaaatcagaCATCTTTATTACAATTCAtagatttataaattaattgcaATTATGCTTCTAGTctattataaattttgatttatagaaaataaatcttttattttcatatctttACATTTAAGATTGCAAGTTTTCTCATCGATAAAACCTGGCGTGAAAGAATGAATTCTCCTTTTATTGTAATAGTCTCCTAAAAGGCATGAAGAGATAATTCAAATAGAAGCTCGACCTTTTTCCCGAAGAGACATCACCAGAGATGCTTGTCTCTATGTAATATATCGGCGTTTTCCAGGAATCGGCTCGTGGCTGATCGCAGATAAAGGGTGTCGTCTGATCACGTGACAGACTCCGGCGGTACACTCCCTTCGGTACGACCTCATTCCCAATTCTATGGTCACAAGGATATCGATTTTACGACACTTTTCAGCTTTTACGCTGACGAGCTGTGGATATGATACCTGATCGTTTTCCAGAGTTTATGCagaataaataatgaatgaCCAGTCACCGAGCAAGGGTCCCTGATCCTAGTGTGACGAGGGCAACATTCAAAAGTCGCTAATGCCATGTTCATATAGCCTATTATCAAATAGGCTCGGTCGGTCAATCAAC
This portion of the Magallana gigas chromosome 7, xbMagGiga1.1, whole genome shotgun sequence genome encodes:
- the LOC105340083 gene encoding nucleolar protein 4 isoform X2, whose translation is MSSAARAVDSSRCSINKQEMFETFQTWALQNYGDSGKTKTVTHKKHDRIVKILTGEEPSTADNSKFRFWVKAKGFRLGPSVNKDGCDRTIYVPTKHVTDPNCNDTDKDYKKVAKVEEFFDIIYSVHVDMDGRGGKHAGQKRTYRAIAETYAFLPREAVTRFLMSCSDCQKRMHVTSAEETHSNASCESSYKPEASIEDPPIIDFSVPITQTYLNHMKQKGMAMDTGVTDEESMSSVDSTAESRDGSPALSDDTTTNNRSTPKEDSPMADEDTSLTFPMSKSPSTRSEDRGHPERKRRASEDSCESSTKLSEGGNNEESVCKDEDDDDDNDDDDKMPAGQDFDPERLKAFNMFVRLFVDENLDRMVPISKQPKDKIQAILEACDRQFPEFHIRSRKRIRTYLKSCRRMRRSKEQNGWEPMRPTPPHLTSAAAESLLAQACENESQNAKRMRLGLEPLPAASMHTNSSTTNSQSQTTAQQQQQQSTPAPSPHSQSSSNQTSPQSQQSASQVDRHAHTNNDFLRHQPPPPTFRPAPEFHPPFFTNGNGLFRPGFPGYQHPAHHHPPVLSHGALNPTSVQNGKLSPTDLSMKKQSSKSQLSAGEIATIKQLIGGYRESAAFLYRSADELEQLLLQQN
- the LOC105340083 gene encoding nucleolar protein 4 isoform X3; amino-acid sequence: MSSAARAVDSSRCSINKQEMFETFQTWALQNYGDSGKTKTVTHKKHDRIVKILTGEEPSTADNSKFRFWVKAKGFRLGPSVNKDGCDRTIYVPTKHVTDPNCNDTDKDYKKVAKVEEFFDIIYSVHVDMDGRGGKHAGQKRTYRAIAETYAFLPREAVTRFLMSCSDCQKRMHVTSAEETHSNASCESSYKPEASIEDPPIIDFSVPITQTYLNHMKQKGMAMDTGVTDEESMSSVDSTAESRDGSPALSDDTTTNNRSTPKEDSPMADEDTSLTFPMSKSPSTRSEDRGHPERKRRASEDSCESSTKLSEGGNNEESVCKDEDDDDDNDDDDKMPAGQDFDPERLKAFNMFVRLFVDENLDRMVPISKQPKDKIQAILEACDRQFPEFHIRSRKRIRTYLKSCRRMRRSKEQNGWEPQQMRPTPPHLTSAAAESLLAQACENESQNAKRMRLGLEPLPAASMHTNSSTTNSQSQTTAQQQQQQSTPAPSPHSQSSSNQTSPQSQQSASQVDRHAHTNNDFLRHQPPPPTFRPAPEFHPPFFTNGNGLFRPGFPGYQHPAHHHPPVLSHGALNPTSVQNGPTDLSMKKQSSKSQLSAGEIATIKQLIGGYRESAAFLYRSADELEQLLLQQN
- the LOC105340083 gene encoding nucleolar protein 4 isoform X1, translating into MSSAARAVDSSRCSINKQEMFETFQTWALQNYGDSGKTKTVTHKKHDRIVKILTGEEPSTADNSKFRFWVKAKGFRLGPSVNKDGCDRTIYVPTKHVTDPNCNDTDKDYKKVAKVEEFFDIIYSVHVDMDGRGGKHAGQKRTYRAIAETYAFLPREAVTRFLMSCSDCQKRMHVTSAEETHSNASCESSYKPEASIEDPPIIDFSVPITQTYLNHMKQKGMAMDTGVTDEESMSSVDSTAESRDGSPALSDDTTTNNRSTPKEDSPMADEDTSLTFPMSKSPSTRSEDRGHPERKRRASEDSCESSTKLSEGGNNEESVCKDEDDDDDNDDDDKMPAGQDFDPERLKAFNMFVRLFVDENLDRMVPISKQPKDKIQAILEACDRQFPEFHIRSRKRIRTYLKSCRRMRRSKEQNGWEPQQMRPTPPHLTSAAAESLLAQACENESQNAKRMRLGLEPLPAASMHTNSSTTNSQSQTTAQQQQQQSTPAPSPHSQSSSNQTSPQSQQSASQVDRHAHTNNDFLRHQPPPPTFRPAPEFHPPFFTNGNGLFRPGFPGYQHPAHHHPPVLSHGALNPTSVQNGKLSPTDLSMKKQSSKSQLSAGEIATIKQLIGGYRESAAFLYRSADELEQLLLQQN